The proteins below are encoded in one region of Hordeum vulgare subsp. vulgare chromosome 3H, MorexV3_pseudomolecules_assembly, whole genome shotgun sequence:
- the LOC123442596 gene encoding non-specific lipid-transfer protein 4.1 yields the protein MARAAASQLVLVALVAAMLLVAADAAISCGQVSSALSPCISYARGNGAKPPAACCSGVKRLAGAAQSTADKQAACKCIKSAAGGLNAGKAAGIPSMCGVSVPYAISASVDCSKIR from the coding sequence ATGGCTCGCGCTGCAGCTAGTCAGCTCGTGCTGGTCGCCCTGGTGGCCGCCATGCTCCTCGTAGCCGCCGACGCGGCCATCTCCTGCGGTCAGGTGAGCTCTGCCTTGAGCCCCTGCATCTCCTATGcccgcggcaacggcgccaaaccgCCTGCGGCCTGCTGCAGCGGCGTCAAGAGACTGGCCGGCGCTGCCCAGAGCACCGCTGACAAACAAGCGGCGTGCAAGTGCATCAAGAGCGCTGCTGGTGGGCTAAACGCTGGCAAGGCCGCCGGCATCCCCTCCATGTGCGGCGTCAGCGTCCCCTACGCCATCAGCGCTTCCGTCGACTGCTCTAAGATTCGCTGA